In Plasmodium gaboni strain SY75 chromosome 14, whole genome shotgun sequence, one genomic interval encodes:
- a CDS encoding hypothetical protein (conserved Plasmodium protein, unknown function~transcript variant 2; alternatively spliced): MEIKLNTKFDEILLIVCDKHVIENHEKFFVDKYEKVMCVECLYKFLFKKYPLYKKYLLFKSINNLFCIKACEEFRYHFSFYLLDHTLFLSEAFSYIEGISQFEEKEEKKNIYSSNYNNENIKNNDNSIYYDNDDDNYIYLVNSELIKLTTNACKEFLYKCSKELCNIFKDAIYTCVLVRLKNFSSKNKKRNFFFLLDFLKSLIDNVEIIFVTLKDESTIIEELMKLFIENDEMINSKLTNNNYGYIYEYNAYTDKYIDKKKQNNKHYYNSELLLNLQIIYKLWHDNLLWQINNNLLKRFFIYLITKFKYTNKNTDLCTYYIQFIYLITLQYNVLNYFFHHIIFDSSPNSNIKTLNIENNNKRNSNKSSCIKHNNNNNNFYSVNTESNNINNSNTNSSNNNSVEHYSNSCQTSSTCITKIKKRKNILDRNILSIYNIPLGNKKNEFTKEQNQIKRCFQINNSPQDIEDNQDVKNENSIEENEEKYKQIREVNKNTNEYMYKDVKKNFYYHSVEKNNSYFDGDENNHSYYNDNKDEYNSPTSNNSSIKSNIFFISKHDLIYSDDEKNVTHYPLKKDNICDLGEYEMESIYNSDNMSIRSEGTHKNKFSLHEKSLDVSKISTESKCKILSKLSKHFSFTQNSSIKEKENFVSSNCDNQNDNVSFIESSYTSYSLSDIDEKKKKKKKINLNKLEILENSHIFIILCDNLQETLLNHFNSDIQMKCLDIFYSFCSFDDNIVNIILTNTSLVEWVFDYISNTKYENLREKALKLLVTFFFNNTLFSNTHTHYAIDVLINIILRYVSKDNIILNNKVIYTNDINNNVVDKQFIDNSFQNKVCNNNAYDHYSNKCKYNFFTISYIIKALNMLINISHASIKISHIFKIINIFSCLIISPSCTPTNNEDIILLFESILLKNNNNNNQEILFDGKLEDNIYTQENERISCKLKSKEKNENINNILHMDEKCDIYINTNTFNGTQKIKNENLLHKKKKNLTMKKNNISKNNYKNYNNGKGDTVVVTLENNLLNDIINKVYITNIFILFKILKTALNIIKTVNIYKKDIYIEIIYNEEKNYIQNITISIMKLLFCLVYILNRNEEFFIDLNIINDNEKLDNEHNFQRIAFIKLMLSFFIELDIFMENIFAQNSNIINQEKKLYNIQFTYLTCIFIIHNVYKKKQVFNNISWNILFSSFFNHFYNLLTKVLCHVDDTTQKYLKEYEQINKSKKFININNSHNETGNLSMSPKCDASKEGQQKKEKRNNHHNNNNDDDVNSISCKEQHKLIIDKFVVYKKRIRKELLSNKPFTLFFQYVSRKNYSEECHRILKLLIDEEETIIHERDDIKDILIDIIKKNDFYFSNVLLFNFNDNEVVIETVIYIFYLSLKYDKVFLERKLNKSKKINYVQHIFVTNNYNNNINPLFLFMSLTYSYYFIKKDKIYIAFEHIQNQLYKINLRLWKDIKKLKNIYLAFDCIFSLNVDNNNYNSFFLFIIYIIKLELSLYASGEISEVDNKLYLSISKNRELINMIFEHIEMDNILNDQIIYVYYLIIKLRKYSIGYCNKSISLYKMMNTVIRYMNTLENKTDEINNIFSFFFLFFENLEKYSEKDIFNIITLLQKLSLYVKYSLERFFSPLKKYNNNDNNNNDNNNNNNNNNDNNNNCYNTNDEYKMECSNNPNNDFIYNILKFENSFFYFLLNLIFYCRKYNQIQNINVLSSSISLIHLLIYSIKNTNTHFRSLSFYILSLLILPFPKSPNNISPLLIKLCTSFDKNIDEILSLHNNTSNTNQENKSDKCIVRKKLFYPLLTHESMEIRLSSLSLLLCLLLTNEWDNIQNDLLLAIINVLLLSTNINLKVKSFCFNYIYSFRPFFLRSILHLNRKQEIIIHRLFFLLMVVKIKPLWFDITTCSDKILKIIMNVVTRKNMDLFIFNCIISVAHETFIKEKNNHVNNNYNTYTNKENKNVIENLEEYLDTYKKNIKKNSDKDIYNISSFNKFKCENIDYDVVLSVLNTTTILLYK, translated from the exons ATGGAAATAAAATTGAATACAAAATTTGAtgaaattttattaattgtTTGTGATAAGCATGTGATAGAAAATCACGAAAAATTTTTCGTTGACAAATATGAGAAGGTAATGTGTGTAGAATGTTTATATAAgtttctttttaaaaaatatcctttatataaaaaatatttattatttaagAGTATAAATAACttattttgtataaaaGCGTGTGAAGAATTTCGTTATCATTtctctttttatttattggATCATACTTTATTTCTATCTGAAGCATTTAGTTATATAGAAGGAATATCACAATTCGAAGagaaagaagaaaaaaaaaatatatattcctctaattataataatgaaaatattaaaaataatgataatagtatttattatgataatgatgatgataattatatatatttagtAAATAGCgaattaattaaattaacTACTAATGCATGCAAagaatttttatataaatgttcTAAAGaattatgtaatatttttaaagatGCTATATATACTTGTGTACTTGTTCgattaaaaaatttttcttcaaagaataaaaaaagaaatttcttttttcttttagATTTTCTGAAGAGTTTAATAGATAATGTCgaaattatatttgtaaCATTAAAAGATGAATCAACCATTATTGAAGAATTaatgaaattatttatagaaAACGATGAAATGATTAATTCTAAattaacaaataataattatggttatatatatgaatataatgCTTATAcagataaatatatagataaaaaaaaacaaaacaatAAGCATTATTACAATAGTGAGTTGTTATTAAATttacaaattatatataaactatggcatgataatttattatggcaaattaataataatttattaaaaagattttttatatatttaataacaaaatttaaatatactAACAAAAACACAGATTTATGtacttattatatacaattcatatatttaataacattacaatataatgttttgaattatttttttcacCACATTATATTTGACTCTTCACCAAATAGTAATATTAAAACATTgaatattgaaaataataataaacgTAATAGCAACAAAAGTAGTTGTATTAAAcacaataataataacaataatttttatagtGTCAACACTGAAAGtaacaatattaataattctaACACTAatagtagtaataataatagtgtAGAACATTATTCTAACTCTTGTCAAACAAGCAGTACATGTAttacaaaaattaaaaaaagaaaaaatatattagatCGGAAcatattatcaatatataatattccACTAGggaataaaaaaaatgaatttacTAAAGAGCAAAACCAAATTAAAAGATGCTTCCAGATTAATAACTCTCCTCAAGATATTGAGGATAACCAGGATGTTAAGAATGAAAATAGCATTGAAGAgaatgaagaaaaatataaacaaattcgtgaagtaaataaaaatacaaatgaatatatgtataaagatgtaaagaaaaatttttattatcatagTGTTGAAAAGAATAATTCTTATTTTGATGGTGATGAAAATAACCATTCTTActataatgataataaagatGAATATAATTCACCTACAAGTAATAATAGTAGtataaaaagtaatatattctttatatcAAAACATGATTTAATATACTCagatgatgaaaaaaatgttacACATTATccattaaaaaaagataatatttGTGATTTAGGAGAATATGAAATGgaaagtatatataatagtgATAATATGTCAATCAGATCTGAAGGTACACATAAGAACAAATTTTCTTTGCATGAAAAATCTTTAGATGTATCAAAAATTTCAACGGAATCTAAATGTAAAATTTTGTCAAAGCTTTCAAAACATTTTTCCTTTACACAAAATTCTTCAATAAAAGAGAAAGAAAATTTTGTTTCTTCAAATTGTGATAATCAAAATGATAATGTATCGTTTATAGAATCTTCTTATACATCTTATTCATTATCCGATATTGATgaaaagaagaaaaaaaaaaaaaaaattaatttaaataaattagaaatattagaaaattcacatatttttattatattatgtgaTAATTTACAAGAAACTTTATTAAACCATTTTAATAGTGATATACAAATGAAATGCttagatatattttattcattttgtagttttgatgataatattgttaatattatattaacaaaTACATCATTAGTAGAATGGGTATTTGattatatatcaaatacgaaatatgaaaatttaaGAGAAAAGGCGCTGAAACTTTTAgttacttttttttttaataatacaCTTTTTTCAAATACCCATACACATTATGCAATAGatgttttaataaatattattttaagATATGTAAGtaaagataatattatactaaataataaagtaatatatactaatgatatcaataataatgtaGTCGATAAACAATTCATAGACAATAGTTTTCAAAATAAAGTCTGTAACAATAATGCGTATGATCATTATTCcaataaatgtaaatataattttttcaccatatcttatattattaaagCATTAAATATGCTTATAAACATTTCACATGCTTCCATAAAAATTTctcatatttttaaaattataaatatattctcCTGTCTTATAATATCACCTAGTTGTACTCCAACCAATAATGAAGATATTATCTTATTGTTCGAATCTATTTTactaaaaaataataataataataatcaagAAATTTTATTTGATGGTAAATTagaagataatatatatacacaaGAAAATGAGAGAATATCTTGTAAATTAAAAagtaaagaaaaaaatgaaaatataaataatatattacatatgGATGAGAAATGtgacatatatataaatacaaatacATTTAATGGTACccaaaaaataaagaatgaaaatttgttacataaaaaaaaaaaaaatttaactatgaaaaaaaataatatatctaaaaataattataagaaCTATAATAATGGTAAGGGAGACACTGTTGTAGTAACCTTggaaaataatttattaaatgatattattaataaagtatatataacaaatattttcatattatttaaaattttaaaaactgctttaaatattataaaaactgttaatatatacaagaaagatatatatatagaaataatatataacgaagagaaaaattatatacaaaatataacCATAAGTATtatgaaattattattctgcttagtttatatattaaatagaaatgaagaattttttatagatttaaatataatcaaTGACAATGAAAAATTAGACAATGAACATAATTTTCAACGTATAGCattcataaaattaatgttatctttttttatagaattagatatatttatggaaaatatatttgcACAAAACAGTAACATAATTAATCAAGAgaagaaattatataatattcaatTTACATATCTTACgtgtatatttattattcataatgtatataaaaagaaacaggtatttaataatatcagttggaatattttattctcttctttttttaatcatttttataacttGTTAACTAAAGTACTGTGTCATGTAGATGATACAACTcagaaatatttaaaagaatatgaacaaataaacaaaagtaaaaaatttattaatataaataatagCCATAATGAAACAGGCAACTTGTCCATGTCTCCTAAATGTGATGCATCCAAAGAGGGTCAAcagaaaaaagaaaaaagaaataaccaccataataataataatgatgatgatgtTAATTCTATTAGTTGTAAAGAACAGcataaattaattatagACAAATTTgttgtatataaaaaaagaattagAAAAGAATTGTTAAGTAATAAGCCCTTTACACTATTCTTTCAATATGTTTCAAGAAAAAATTAca gCGAAGAATGCCATCGAATTTTAAAACTCTTAATTGATGAAGAAGAAACTATCATCCATGAGAGGGATGATATAAAAGACATTTTaatagatataataaagaaaaacgatttttatttttctaaCGTTCTATTATTCAattttaatgataatgaagTTGTTATCGAAACggttatatatatattttatttaagtttaaaatatgataaagTTTTTCTTGAAAGgaaattaaataaaagtaaaaagATTAATTATGTACAACATATATTTGTCACtaataattataacaacaatattaatcctttatttttatttatgtcTTTAActtattcttattattttataaaaaaggataaaatttatatagCTTTCGAACATATTCAAAAtcaattatataaaataaatttacGTTTATGgaaagatataaaaaaattaaaaaatatatatttagcATTCGATTgtattttttcattaaatgttgataataataattataatagtttctttctttttataatttatattataaaattagaATTATCTTTATATGCCTCTGGGGAAATAAGTGAGGTTGATAATAAGTTATATTTGTCCATATCAAAAAATAGG GAACTcataaatatgatatttGAACATATCGAAATGGACAACATATTAAATGATcaaattatttatgtatattatttaataataaaattaagAAAATACTCTATAGGTTATTGTAATAAAAGTATTAGCTTGTACAAAATGATGAACACAGTTATTAGATATATGAATAcattagaaaataaaacagacgaaattaataatatattttctttttttttcctcttttttgaaaatttggaaaaatattcagaaaaagatatatttaatataataaccTTACTCCAGAAACTTtcattatatgtaaaatattcCTTAGAAAGATTTTTTTCTCCCctaaaaaaatataacaataatgataataacaataatgataataacaataataataataacaataatgataataataacaattgttataatacaaatgatgaatataaaatggAGTGTTCAAATAATCCTAATAATGActttatttataacattctaaaatttgaaaattcctttttttatttcttactaaatctaatattttattgtagaaaatataatcaaatacaaaatattaatgttTTGTCCTCATCTATTTCATTAATAcatcttttaatatattctattAAAAATACTAATACTCATTTTAGGAGTTTAtccttttatattttatcattattaattttaCCTTTTCCTAAATCTCCAAACAATATATCACCACTTTTAATTAAACTCTGTACATcttttgataaaaatattgatgaaatattatcattacaTAATAACACATCGAATACAAATCAAGAAAATAAGTCAGACAAATGTATTGTTAGAAAAAAGTTATTTTATCCTTTATTAACTCATGAGAGTATGGAAATTAGACTTTCTTCTTTatccttattattatgtttattgCTAAcaaat GAATGGGACAATATACAAAATGACTTATTATTAGCgataataaatgtattacTACTATCgacaaatataaatttaaaagtTAAATCATTTTGCTTTAATTATATCTATTCATTTAGaccattttttttgagGAGTATTCTACATTTGAATAGAAAACAggaaattattattcaccggttgttttttttattaatg GTTGTTAAAATTAAACCTTTATGGTTTGATATAACTACTTGTAGTGACAAG attctgaaaattataatgaatGTGGTAACtagaaaaaatatggacctctttatatttaattgtATTATATCGGTTGCTCATGAG ACctttataaaagaaaaaaataaccATGTGaacaataattataatacTTATACAAATAAGG aaaataaaaatgttatagAAAACCTGGAAGAATATTTGgatacatataaaaaaaatataaaaaaaaattctgataaggatatttataatatttcaagTTTTAATAAGTTTAAGt GTGAAAATATCGATTATGATGTCGTGTTATCTGTTTTGAATACTACCActatattgttatataaataa